Proteins encoded by one window of Nocardia goodfellowii:
- a CDS encoding MmyB family transcriptional regulator translates to MPRKTIDIADEHLLRPPSFGGLLRRLRDERHMSREKLAFAAGVSASYITHLEGGDREHPTRAVVDALIGYLDGIRPLLPVERRHLYDLAGLVEDAFPSVEKLRSAIDEDMRRGLLVHRPNAAGYIDTRWNVLSCNDVYAEMFPGLVDDVNVLRWFFGNEVSKQVMVEWEREAGLTVAWLRGLIGQTGDTAWSRSLLEELGNYPEFRSMWAAGGTAYGRETPDMRLRDLRTGETYNLSVQMFRVDSTNHPGRMQFFLGVRQPSLTPAT, encoded by the coding sequence GTGCCACGCAAAACGATCGACATCGCCGACGAACATCTACTGCGGCCGCCGAGTTTCGGCGGCCTGCTCCGCAGACTCCGGGACGAGCGCCATATGTCCCGGGAGAAATTGGCCTTCGCGGCGGGGGTGAGCGCCAGCTACATCACCCATCTCGAAGGCGGCGACCGCGAACATCCCACCCGAGCGGTGGTGGACGCGCTCATCGGTTACCTCGACGGCATTCGCCCGCTGCTCCCGGTCGAGCGCAGACACCTCTACGACCTCGCGGGCTTGGTCGAAGACGCCTTCCCCAGCGTCGAGAAACTGCGCTCCGCGATCGACGAGGACATGCGCCGGGGTTTGCTGGTGCATCGGCCCAACGCCGCGGGCTACATCGATACGCGCTGGAACGTGTTGTCCTGCAACGATGTCTACGCCGAAATGTTTCCCGGCCTGGTCGACGACGTGAACGTGCTGCGCTGGTTCTTCGGCAACGAAGTGTCCAAGCAGGTCATGGTGGAGTGGGAGCGCGAAGCCGGGCTGACCGTGGCGTGGCTGCGCGGCCTGATCGGGCAGACCGGCGATACCGCCTGGTCCCGCTCGTTGCTGGAAGAACTGGGCAATTACCCCGAATTCCGCAGTATGTGGGCCGCCGGGGGCACAGCGTACGGCCGGGAAACCCCCGACATGCGCCTGCGCGACCTGCGTACCGGCGAAACCTACAACCTGTCCGTGCAGATGTTCCGGGTGGACTCCACCAACCATCCCGGTCGGATGCAGTTCTTCCTCGGCGTGCGCCAGCCCAGCCTGACCCCGGCGACCTAG
- the mtnC gene encoding acireductone synthase → MKAVVVDIEGTTSPTSSVRADLYGYTRARLPEWLADNASGAAASVIAGTRELAGRPDADPAEVAEILREWLKSDVKAEPLKTAQGIICAAGFRAGALHGEFFPDVAPALTTWHEAGLRLYVYSSGSVRNQRDWFEFARGGALSPLISGYFDLSSAGPKREAASYAEIASVIGVEPADILFLSDHPDELDAAVEAGWSAVGIHRPGEPNPPRPPHRWVETFAEIRP, encoded by the coding sequence GTGAAAGCCGTCGTCGTCGATATCGAGGGGACGACCAGCCCGACCAGCTCGGTGCGTGCGGATCTGTACGGGTACACCCGTGCCCGGCTGCCCGAGTGGCTGGCCGACAACGCTTCGGGGGCAGCGGCTTCCGTGATCGCGGGCACCCGCGAGCTGGCCGGGCGACCCGACGCGGATCCGGCGGAAGTCGCCGAGATCCTGCGCGAATGGCTGAAGTCCGACGTGAAAGCGGAACCGTTGAAAACCGCGCAGGGCATCATCTGCGCCGCGGGATTCCGGGCCGGTGCGCTGCACGGCGAGTTCTTCCCGGACGTGGCCCCGGCTCTCACCACTTGGCACGAGGCCGGGCTGCGGCTGTACGTGTACTCCTCCGGCTCGGTCCGCAATCAGCGGGATTGGTTCGAATTCGCGCGCGGCGGCGCACTCAGCCCGCTGATCAGCGGATATTTCGACCTGTCCAGCGCGGGGCCGAAGCGCGAAGCCGCCTCCTACGCCGAGATCGCGAGCGTGATCGGGGTCGAACCGGCGGACATCCTGTTCCTGTCGGATCACCCCGACGAGCTCGACGCGGCGGTCGAGGCGGGCTGGTCCGCCGTCGGCATCCACCGACCCGGCGAGCCCAATCCGCCGCGCCCGCCGCATCGGTGGGTCGAGACCTTCGCGGAGATTCGGCCCTAG
- a CDS encoding 1,2-dihydroxy-3-keto-5-methylthiopentene dioxygenase: protein MTLLQIMAAGDAGDIKVRTTDDTAIAAELAARGITFERWPTLDNASTIPSDELLAEYAERIATLNATGRYRHIDIARIHPDDTNPEWPAIAKGAREKFLDEHRHAEDEVRFFAAGRGCFYLHIGDEVLATVCEAGDLVSVPAGTLHWFDMGTRPDFVAVRFFEEEDGWIGDFTGDKISSGFPTLDELLAAR from the coding sequence ATGACTTTGCTACAGATCATGGCCGCCGGCGACGCCGGCGATATCAAGGTCCGCACCACCGACGACACCGCCATCGCCGCCGAATTGGCCGCGCGCGGCATCACTTTCGAGCGTTGGCCGACGCTGGACAACGCCTCCACCATCCCGTCGGACGAACTGCTCGCCGAATACGCCGAGCGCATCGCGACCCTGAATGCCACGGGCCGCTACCGCCACATCGACATCGCCCGCATCCACCCCGACGACACCAACCCGGAATGGCCCGCCATCGCCAAGGGCGCGCGCGAGAAGTTCCTCGACGAGCATCGCCACGCCGAGGACGAGGTGCGCTTCTTCGCCGCCGGGCGTGGCTGCTTCTACCTGCACATCGGTGACGAGGTCCTGGCCACGGTGTGCGAGGCCGGTGACCTGGTCTCGGTGCCCGCCGGCACCCTGCACTGGTTCGACATGGGCACCCGCCCAGATTTCGTCGCGGTGCGGTTCTTCGAGGAAGAGGACGGCTGGATCGGCGACTTCACCGGCGACAAGATCAGCTCCGGGTTCCCGACCCTCGATGAGCTGCTGGCGGCTCGGTGA
- the mtnA gene encoding S-methyl-5-thioribose-1-phosphate isomerase, with translation MDDSSLTWDDGVLVTIDQRGLPHAVRELRLSTVDQVIEAIQTLAIRGAPAIGIAGAFGVVIATRAHTAHGVVDVAGVRAEAARIEAARPTAVNLAWAVRRVVTKVEAGADAVLAETLEMLAEDGRVNRAAATHAADLVQRLLPDRPLRMLTHCNTGRLATSAFGTAIGALRVLHERELIADVIVDETRPLLQGARLTAWELAEAGIPHRLTMDSAAAWAMATGQVDCVIVGADRVTANGDVANKIGTYALAIAARHHGIPFIVVAPESTRDLRMATGGEIVVEQRAAGEVTGFGGVATAPEGTAVFNPAFDVTPADLVTAVVTEEGVVYGGDTGEGAAIAEVARELYQRGWMPGTAGNISVRTGDSAVVTGSGLSKGELTAADMVRVSITDAQPVGAQRRKPSAETTIHTAIYRTTGAQAVVHVHPPYATTLSTRVGAQTESTMLRITDFELIKGLGRTDVIDIPIFPNWPDVPRIGADIERYLRENPGAAPVLGIAGHGITTWGDNLSRARDRAECLEALCELVIRTGRQSAYAQSATDPEIG, from the coding sequence TTCGCGGCGCGCCGGCGATCGGGATCGCGGGCGCCTTCGGCGTCGTCATCGCCACCCGCGCGCATACCGCGCACGGGGTCGTCGATGTGGCCGGGGTACGGGCCGAGGCGGCCCGGATCGAGGCGGCCCGGCCGACCGCGGTGAATCTGGCGTGGGCGGTGCGCCGGGTGGTCACCAAGGTCGAGGCGGGCGCCGACGCGGTGCTCGCCGAGACCCTCGAGATGCTGGCCGAAGACGGGCGGGTCAATCGGGCCGCCGCGACCCATGCCGCCGACCTGGTGCAGCGTCTGCTGCCGGACCGTCCGCTGCGCATGCTCACCCACTGCAATACCGGGCGGCTGGCGACCAGCGCGTTCGGCACCGCGATCGGCGCGCTGCGAGTGCTGCACGAGCGCGAGCTCATCGCGGACGTGATCGTCGATGAAACCCGCCCGCTGTTGCAGGGCGCACGGCTCACCGCCTGGGAATTGGCCGAGGCGGGAATTCCGCACCGGCTCACCATGGATTCGGCTGCCGCGTGGGCGATGGCCACCGGGCAGGTCGACTGCGTCATCGTCGGCGCGGATCGGGTCACCGCCAATGGCGATGTGGCGAACAAGATCGGAACCTACGCCCTCGCCATCGCGGCTCGGCACCATGGGATTCCGTTCATCGTGGTCGCGCCGGAGTCGACCCGGGACCTGCGCATGGCCACCGGCGGCGAGATCGTCGTCGAGCAGCGCGCCGCCGGGGAAGTCACCGGATTCGGTGGCGTGGCAACGGCTCCCGAGGGGACCGCGGTATTCAATCCCGCGTTCGACGTCACTCCGGCCGACCTGGTGACGGCTGTCGTCACCGAGGAGGGTGTGGTGTACGGCGGCGATACGGGGGAAGGCGCGGCGATCGCCGAGGTCGCGCGAGAGCTGTATCAGCGCGGTTGGATGCCGGGCACCGCGGGCAATATCTCCGTGCGTACCGGAGATTCGGCGGTGGTCACGGGCAGTGGACTGTCGAAGGGCGAGCTCACCGCGGCCGACATGGTGCGCGTCTCGATCACCGACGCCCAGCCGGTGGGCGCACAGCGGCGTAAACCGTCGGCGGAGACCACCATTCACACCGCGATCTATCGCACGACCGGCGCCCAGGCGGTGGTTCACGTCCATCCCCCTTATGCGACAACCCTTTCCACCCGGGTCGGTGCGCAGACGGAGTCGACCATGCTGCGAATCACCGATTTCGAGCTCATCAAGGGTCTCGGCCGCACCGATGTGATCGATATCCCCATCTTCCCGAACTGGCCGGACGTGCCCCGGATCGGCGCGGACATCGAGCGGTATCTCCGCGAGAATCCCGGCGCCGCCCCGGTATTGGGTATCGCGGGCCACGGCATCACCACATGGGGGGACAATCTTTCCAGGGCCCGCGATCGCGCCGAATGCTTGGAGGCGCTGTGCGAGCTGGTGATCCGCACCGGCCGGCAATCCGCGTATGCCCAGTCCGCCACAGACCCGGAGATTGGATAA